The following coding sequences are from one Nilaparvata lugens isolate BPH unplaced genomic scaffold, ASM1435652v1 scaffold6893, whole genome shotgun sequence window:
- the LOC120356489 gene encoding aminopeptidase N-like, with the protein MSKVVKKQSAPDEFWWIPIVMVIQPNDFYFNWTTVMPSLWLKPNHNSTSHQLDKKQDVKEKYIVVNPANVGLFLVNYDLDNWKLLTARIDEMPETVRAQLLHDAISLALAGKLDMITMLNVTTFLKREQAPLVWKTFFPLGDRLRKMLVGTSAQKMFERYLQAIIVPPLDAVGEEADQQSPWKSDFRVKVRHLLCTTHFPMCIEVARHYYQTWMNLTNPDDGMP; encoded by the exons ATGTCAAAGGTGGTCAAAAAGCAGTCAGCTCCTGATGAGTTCTGGTGGATCCCGATTGTGATGGTCATCCAGCCGAAtgatttctatttcaattgGACGACTGTGATGCCATCTCTGTGGCTGAAACCGAACCACAATTCCACCTCACATCAACTCGACAAGAAGCAGGACGTCAAGGAGAAGTACATTGTTGTCAACCCGGCAAATGTTG GTCTGTTCCTAGTGAACTACGATTTGGACAACTGGAAACTGCTGACTGCGCGCATCGACGAGATGCCGGAGACAGTGCGAGCTCAGCTGTTGCACGACGCGATCAGCCTCGCTTTGGCCGGCAAGCTGGACATGATCACCATGCTGAATGTGACCACTTTCCTGAAGCGGGAGCAGGCACCTTTGGTCTGGAAGACATTCTTCCCTCTGGGTGATAGACTCAGGAAGATGCTCGTCGGCACAAGTGCACAGAAGATGTTCGAG AGGTACCTGCAGGCGATAATCGTGCCGCCCCTGGACGCAGTCGGCGAGGAAGCCGATCAGCAGTCGCCCTGGAAGTCTGACTTCCGCGTCAAGGTGCGCCATCTCCTCTGCACCACCCACTTCCCCATGTGCATCGAAGTTGCGCGCCATTACTACCAGACCTGGATGAACCTCACCAACCCCGATGACGGCATGCCGTga